In Tautonia marina, the genomic stretch GGTCTCGCGCCAGTTCGTGGTCGTGAACCAGACGGGTCAGAACGCGGAGGAGCTTCCGCTCGTAGCGTCGAACCAGGGTGGCAAAGGCTTCCTCATCCCCTTCCCGGGCTCGTTCCACGAGCCGGGCATCGCCGGCGTCCTCGGCCAGGCCGGGACGGGCCACCAGACCGGGCTCGGTGTCCGAGCCGTCCGAAGCCGGGGCTCCGGGGCGGATTCCGGAAGATTGTAGAGGCATTTGCGTCGTCGGGTCGGGGTTTGGTCGCATATGATAAGTATACGGAGGGATGGCCCGCCCATGTTGGAGGATTCGACCCCTTCCTTTCCCGATTCGGCCTCGAAATCCCGCCCCGAGCCTCCCCAGGCGGCTCGGGCGCTCGGGATCGGTCTGTGCCCTCCCGAAGAGAAAGCCGAAGCCCTCGCGGTCCTCTATCACCGGCTCTCGGCCACGACTCGGGCCAACATGATCGTCGAGTTGCTTCGCCAGGAATCCCGAGGCCACCTCGACCTTTCCGGGCTCTGGATCGCCGCTCGCAAGCGACGCATCGTTGGGGCAATGCTCACCCAAGTGCTTGCAGGACGGGCGATTGCGATCTGGCCGCCCGTCATCGTCCGAGCCTGGGGAGCCGCCTCCTTGGCCTCGTGCATGGTCCGCGAGGCGCTCCGCGTCTCAGAGGCTCGGGGAATTCGGCTGGCCCAGGCCCTCGTCGATGACAGCCAGCCGAAACAGACCGGCCTCGACCTGACTCGTGGCGGCCTGCCCTACGTCACCGACCTCCTTTACCTCGGCCGCCCAACCGCAAATCCTCTTCCCGTTCCCCCTGAAATTCCCAACCTGGAGTGGCAGGGGTATCGTCCCGATCGCCACGACGACTTTGCCCGCATGCTCGAACGGTCGTACAAGGGGAGTCTCGACATGCCCGAGTTGGCCGGTTTGCGCAGCCTCGACGACGTGATGCAGGGGCATCGGGCGCGCGGATCGTTCGATCCGGAGCGCTGGCGGTTGGGGTTCCTTCCGGGCCAGTCCGAGCCGGTGGCGGTCTTGCTGCTGCTGGCCGGCTCAGAATCGACCTGGGAGGTGTCTTATCTCGGCCTGGCGCCGGAGGCTCGCGGTCGAGGGCTTGGGCGTCGCGTGCTGGCCCATGCGCTCGATCTGACCCGGCCCCATGCCCATCGGCTGGAGCTGGCCGTCGATGTGCGCAACCTCCCGGCCGATCGGCTCTATCAGCGGTGCGGCTTCCATGCCTTCGAACGCCGGAAGGTCCACCTCGTCGTCCTCGGCCAACCCGAGCCGCCCCTTCAAGACGGCTCGACGATCGGCTGAGGATCGTCTCGACGCAGAATCGTCCCCTCCTTGACGTAGACGACCGTCTCGGCCAGGTTGGTGGCGTGGTCGGCAATCCGCTCCAGGTTGCGGGCGATATTGATCAGGTGCAGCCAGATGGTGACCTGGCCCGGATCCTGGCGGATCGACTTCTTCAGATCCTTGAGGATCATCTGCCGGCGCCGATCAATCTCCCGGTCCCCCTTGATCACCTGCCGGGCCATGTCCGTATCGCCCCGGGTCAGGGCGTCGAGCGCATCGTGCACCTGTCCCAGGGCTTCGACCCCGAGATACTCCATCTGAGGAGGCAAGGGCACCGGCTCGTCGCGCCGGGCCAGCTTGCGGGCTCGCTTGGCGATGTGAGCCGCCAGGTCCCCCATCCGCTCCAGCTCGTAGCTGATCTTCAAGGCCGAGGTCACCAGGCGAAGGTCCGAGGCCACCGGCTGGTGCAGCGCCAGAATCCGAAGGCAATCCTGCTCGATCCGGACCTGCCAGTGGTCGATCGTCGGCTCGTCGGCCTTCACCTCGTTGGCCAGCTCGACCTTCCCGGAACAGAGCGCCTGCACGCTCGATCGCAGCGAGGTCTCCACCACCGCGGCGAGCTTTAGCACCTCACTCCAAAGCACTTCCAGGTCGCGCACCAGGTGACGATTCAAGTACGAATGCGGCCTATCGCCACCGGTTCCCGTTCCGGTGTCCGGTTCCATCATCATTGATGCGACTCATCTGCTCTGGCGTTCGGGCCCTTGGATGACCGGCAAAACCGCGTGAGACGCTACGAGGCAACTCTCATACCGACCGTTTACTCTACGGAATCCACTCGGATTCATCAATGCAAGATCGGTCTGGTTTGGCGAAGTCTCTCCGTGCGATCACACGTTCTTCATCAGATCGTCACGAGGGGGGGCGTGAAGGGTGCTTCCCGGCCGAAACCTTCGGAAGCGATGCCGCCCATCGTACACGAACGTCTCGATTTCTTCAAACGATTCGGCAGGGTTTTCTCCGGAAACCACGTCTCCGAGCCTCGACCATCGGCCAGACGCCGGAGTGTTCCGACTGGCAACGGGCCTCGAATCGAGGAGGGCTTCCCCCTCTCCCCGCACCAACGCACACGGCCCGAAGACCGGCGAAGCCATCGCCGAATCTCCGGGCCGTGTCCCTCATTGGGATCAAGCTGATCAGGCGTCACCAACACCCGACCCCTCTCTCAATAGCGCTTGCCTTGCAAGGGCGGGCCGACGCCGTGCAGCGGGGCATAGATCAGGTCCGGCGGCACGAGATCGCCCGGCCGATAGTAGCCAAGGTCGTACTCGGCCTCGCTCGGCGTGTCCATGAGAGCCTTATATGGCCAGGTGACAATCTGCGCGGCCATCAAGCCGGCCGAGAAGAACGGCTGGGCAAGCTGGTTCCGCTGCTGGCTCTGCTTCGGGTCGTCGAGCGGGTACGAGAGGAAGCGACCGACCGGACCGAGCTTCTGCTCGACGCTCTGGCCGTAACGCTCCAGGACCGGGTCCTGGAAGTAGAGCGGCAGGTGGCAGGTGGCTGCAGCCGACCAGTACTTCCGGCTCGGCGCGAACCGTCGAGGAGGCATCTCGACATAGTCCTCGGCCACCGGAATCGACTGGATCGGCCGGATTTCCGAGGGGCTTGGCGGTCGGGGCAACTCGATGGCGAGGCTCGACAGCTCGTCTTCCTCGTACATCGGCATCAAGGGGTCGTCCGGCAGCGGGGCCGGGTCAAACCCTTGACGCTGCGCTTCCTCCTGACGGCGGACGATCATCATGACCTCCTCCCGTTGCTCAGGAGTGAGCAGGTCGCGCGGGGGCTCGCTGTTCCGACGCCCCAGGCCGTTCAGTTCCATCGAGCCCCGCGATCCGTCCCCCAACTCGCGAGCCGACAGACTGGTGGGCCTCGGCGGTGCCGTCCGAGCCGGAGCGGGGGCCGCCATCGAGGGTTGTTCTTGCGCCGGCATCGCGGCCCGAGGGGCGGCGCCTCGCTCGCCCAGCTCCATCAACTCCTCGGCCGACGGCGGCAAGGCGGGCAATTCGTCGGGAGGGCTCGGCGGGTTCGAGGCAACCGGCAGACGCTCCGGAGCCGCAGCGCCCAGGATCGCCGACGGCGATTCAACCGCCGGCTGTTCCAGAGCTTCGGGCAGTTGAGGCAACCCGTAGGGCGTCGATTCCGCATCCGGGGCCGGAGCCGGAGCCGTGGCCTGGCTCGGCAACGCGGGCAGATCGCTCGGCCCAGGCAGAGCCGGCGGCACGTCGCTCGACGGAGCGGCCGGGGCGATCGGCGGCAATTCGAGCCCTGCCGGCGCTTCGGGAGCCGGCAACGACTGAGCCGCCGACGGAAGCACGCGGGGGTCGATGCTGATCGGCTCGGGCGGGATGGGGGGCACCAGATCCGAGGCCGCCGGGGCGGCCGGGATGTTCGGGCTCGGGCCTGGACGCTCACCGCCGGTCAAGACCACCCCATCGGGCGATCCAAGCGGGCCGGCGTCGGGCCGAGGAGGCTCGGCCAGCGCAATCGCTCCCGGCAGGGCTCCCGTCCGAGCGCGGCTCGGGCCGCGACGCGCGGTCACCGTGCCCGAGTCGTCGCGGGATGCCTCGGGAGATCGCATCCCTTGCCGGGCGGCCTCGATCCCCTGACGCACTTCCTGCTGCTCTGCCTCGGAGAGTTCCCCGATCCTCGCCTCGGCTTCCCGGAACAGCGTCAAGGCCCGCAGATACTCGCCGTACCGCAGATAATCCTGTCCGTTGCGGAGCAGGTGTCTTGGTGACCGGGCCGAGGCCATCGGGTCACTCGATCCGATGGCCGCCGGCGCCTCGGGAGCCGAAGGGCTCGCACTCGGCCGGCCCGCCGGACGGTTTCCGTCCTGCGCGTAACTGGACGAAACGCTGGCCGCCGCGGCGGCCGTCAGCAGGGCTGTGGTCAGGGTTACGACCGGATAGAGACGACGCACACCGAGCCTCCTTGCTTGCCCTGAGCGGGGCCTTCCCCGCGCCGCGGCCGGGTCGAGTCCCGAGCACGAAGGCCCGATCGCCCTCGGCTCCATTCGATCCCGATTGCTTCCGTAATTCAGACGATCAACCGACCGAAGTTCCCGATCCGATCCGTTCGAATCCACCTGGGCCGATCTGACCCCGGACGTCCCCTTGTGATCGGGCCGGGCCGGGGCTCCGTATTGAGCTGGCTGAAGTCTTCCTGACCCAGCCTGACGACCGAAACGCGCGTGCCCCGTCTTCCCCATCGTGTTGGGGTGGCTGGGGTCATCCCGACCCCAGTCGGAGGCCTCGTTCGACTTAGACCGAATTGCGACTCGACTCCCCCTCAAACGCCGGACTGGTGTAATTGGGGGCTTCCTGGGTAATGACGACATCGTGCGGATGACCTTCAGACACCGAGGCCCCGGTGACCTGGATAAACCGGGTCTTGGTCCGTAGCTCCTCGATCGTCCGGGTTCCGCAGTATCCCATTCCGGCCCGAAGGCCGCCGATAAGCTGGTAGACGTAATCGGCCAGCGGCCCCTTGTACGGGACGCGGCCCTCCACTCCTTCGGGCACGTACTTCTGCGAGGCCGCCGGCTTGCCGTCCGGCCCCTTCTGAACATCTTGTCGGTAGCGGTCGGCCGAGCCTTTGGCCATCGCGCCGATCGACCCCATCCCCCGGTACTGCTTGAAGCTGCGACCCCGGTAGATGATCGTCTCTCCCGGACTTTCGGCCAGCCCTGCGAACAGGCCGCCGATCATCACGCAATGCGCCCCGGCGGCCAGGGCCTTGGCCACATCTCCCGAATAGCGAATCCCGCCGTCGGCGATGATCGGCACCCGCCCCTCGCTCGCCTTCGCACAGTGATACACCGCCGTAATTTGCGGCACGCCCACCCCGCTGACGACCCGCGTCGTGCAGATCGAGCCCGGCCCAATGCCCACCTTCACCGCGTCGGCCCCGGCGTCGATCAAGGCCCGAGTTCCTTCGGCCGTCGCCACGTTCCCGGCCACGACCTCGATCTGGAAATCACGCTTCACCTGCCGAACCGTCTCGATCACGTTCTTGCTGTGCCCGTGCGCCGAGTCGACCACGATCAGGTCCACGTCCGCCTCGATCAACGACGCCACCCGCTCGAAGTCGTACACCCCCACCGCCGCGCCGACCCGCAACCGCCCTCGCGAGTCCTTGCAGGCCAGCGGGTACTTGTGCAGCTTGTCGATGTCCTTGATCGTGATCAGACCTTTGAGCGTAAACTCATCATCGACCAGCAACAGCTTCTCGACCTTGTTTTTCGTCAAGATCCGGTCAGCTTCGTCCAGACTCGTATTCTCGGGAGCCGTCACGAGGTTGGACTTGGTCATGACCTCCTCGACCGGCAGATCGTCCCGCTCCAAAAACCTCAGGTCGCGCCGGGTGAGAATCCCGCGCAGTTTCCGGCCCTCGACGACGATCGGCACGCCCGAGATGTTGTGATCGCTCATCAACTCCCGCGCCTCGGCCACGGTGGCCGTCGGCGGCAGGGTGACGGGATCGACGATAATGCCGTTCTCCGACCGCTTGACCTTGTCGACCTCGATCGTCTGATCCTCGATCGACAGGTTCTTGTGGATGATCCCCAGCCCCCCCTCCTGCGCCAAGGCGATGGCCAGCTCGGCCTCTGTCACCGTGTCCATCGGGGCCGAGAGGATCGGGATGTTCAGGTCGATCGAGGCGGTCAGACGGGTCCTCGTCTCGACCTCCCGAGGGAGCAGTTCCGACAGCGCCGGCTCCAGCAGCACGTCGTCAAAGGTCATCCCTTGGTAGGCGATGCGGTCTTGCATAATCGGGAAATGCCTCCGAACCGACTCCCCGAACGTGCCGAGCGAGTGGTGATTCCTTCGGTGCCTTTCCCATCATATTAGAACGGCCCGCCCTCAAACGAGCAACGCCAACCGAGACGAGCAAATGGCCTCTCTTCGGTCAGGCACGATTTCTCATCGATCTTGATCGGCCAGAATGCTCCGGAAAATGACAAATCTTCCGAAATTTCTGCGCGGACAGATTGGTCGGGGTGGGCGATGGTGTCGCGGGAATCGACCGCCTGCCGCTCCGCTCCTGTCCGATCGCCTGGGACGATCCTCATGATGTTCGACACCGGGGAGCGTTGGTCCCCGGCAGCCTGGGCCGCGACCGCCGGCGGCCTTTCCCATCGATGGTTGCTTACGAAAACCTCCCGAGTTGGGTTGTGCGGGTCAAGTCGGGGGGGGGCGGTGCCGACCAAAAATCATCAGGTGTGGAACGATGGAGAGGATTCGACTGACCGGAAGCTGAGGGGGAACGCAGATGGTCATCAAGACCTCCCGGGGCGCGCCTTGCGTCGTCGTCCTCGCCGGGGTGCTCGCGGCCGCCGCTCCCAGTGCCGGTCAAGAGCCGCTGCGCGAGGGGGCCGAGGAGCGGATTGGTGAAATCTACGTTCCTCCTCCGAGCATTCCCGGACCGATCACCTCGGCGGCACCCGAGGGCATTCCGGCCGCCCCTCCCATCACCCTGGCGTCGCTGGAGGCGACGGCGCTGGCCGCCAACCCGACCCTGCGGCAGGCCGTCGCCCAGGTCGATGGGACGCTGGCCAAGGCCGTGCAGGCTGGCCTCTACCCGAACCCGGTGATCTTCTACCGGGCCCGACAGATCGGCGTCGAAGGCACCCCCGGCGAGTTCCACGGGGGGATCCTCCGTCAGGAGATCGTCACGGCCGGCAAGCTCCGTCTCAGCCGGCAGAAGTACCTCGCCCGGACCCGGACCGCTGAATGGATCGCGATGGCCCAGCAATTCCGGGTCCTCAACGACGTCCGCGTCCACTTCGCCCGCGCCCTGGGCAGGCAAGAAACCGTTGCCGTCCGCGAGCAGCTCGTCCGCAACGCCGAGGATGTCGTCCTGACGACCCGAGAAATGTTCAACGTCGGCCAGGCCAACATGGCCGATCTGCACCAGGCCAACGCCCTCTTGCAGCGCCGTCGGCTCGATCTTCAGATGGCCCGCAACGATCTGGTCGAGGCCCGTGGGTTCCTCTCGGCGCTGGTCGGCGTCGAACTCCCGCCGGCCCCTCTGGCCGGGACGCTCGAAGGGTCCGATGGCCCCCCGCTTGACTACAATGCAACACTGGTCCACCTCATCGAGCACAGCCCCGAGGTGCAGCAGGCCCACGCCAAGCTCGGGGCCGACCGGATCACGATCGACCGCGAGCGCGTCCAGCCGATCCCCAACATTTTCGTCCAGGGCGGCGCCGGCGAGAACTTCGAGGACAGCCCCAATCAGGTGACCGGTATGCTCCAGGTCTTCGCCGAGATTCCCCTGTACGACCGCAACCAGGGGACGATCCGCCAGGCCCAGGCCGACATGATGCGCCAGCAAGGGGAGATCCGCCGCGTCGAACTCGACCTGCGCCGGCGCTTTGCCCAGGAGTACCGCCGCTACCTGACCGCGTTGCAGCAGGTCGAGAATTACCGAAGCGTCGTCCTGCCCGAGACGAGGAGTGCCTACGAGGTGCTTCTCAAGAGCTATCAGGAAGACCGCGCCCCCTGGCCCGATGTGCTCGACGCGGAGCGGGAGTATTTCCTCAGACGCCTCGAATACATCGCGCAACGGATCGACCTGAACGAATCGCTCGCGTTGCTTGAGGGTTTCC encodes the following:
- the phoU gene encoding phosphate signaling complex protein PhoU, with translation MMMEPDTGTGTGGDRPHSYLNRHLVRDLEVLWSEVLKLAAVVETSLRSSVQALCSGKVELANEVKADEPTIDHWQVRIEQDCLRILALHQPVASDLRLVTSALKISYELERMGDLAAHIAKRARKLARRDEPVPLPPQMEYLGVEALGQVHDALDALTRGDTDMARQVIKGDREIDRRRQMILKDLKKSIRQDPGQVTIWLHLINIARNLERIADHATNLAETVVYVKEGTILRRDDPQPIVEPS
- a CDS encoding GNAT family N-acetyltransferase produces the protein MLEDSTPSFPDSASKSRPEPPQAARALGIGLCPPEEKAEALAVLYHRLSATTRANMIVELLRQESRGHLDLSGLWIAARKRRIVGAMLTQVLAGRAIAIWPPVIVRAWGAASLASCMVREALRVSEARGIRLAQALVDDSQPKQTGLDLTRGGLPYVTDLLYLGRPTANPLPVPPEIPNLEWQGYRPDRHDDFARMLERSYKGSLDMPELAGLRSLDDVMQGHRARGSFDPERWRLGFLPGQSEPVAVLLLLAGSESTWEVSYLGLAPEARGRGLGRRVLAHALDLTRPHAHRLELAVDVRNLPADRLYQRCGFHAFERRKVHLVVLGQPEPPLQDGSTIG
- a CDS encoding TolC family protein, with the translated sequence MVIKTSRGAPCVVVLAGVLAAAAPSAGQEPLREGAEERIGEIYVPPPSIPGPITSAAPEGIPAAPPITLASLEATALAANPTLRQAVAQVDGTLAKAVQAGLYPNPVIFYRARQIGVEGTPGEFHGGILRQEIVTAGKLRLSRQKYLARTRTAEWIAMAQQFRVLNDVRVHFARALGRQETVAVREQLVRNAEDVVLTTREMFNVGQANMADLHQANALLQRRRLDLQMARNDLVEARGFLSALVGVELPPAPLAGTLEGSDGPPLDYNATLVHLIEHSPEVQQAHAKLGADRITIDRERVQPIPNIFVQGGAGENFEDSPNQVTGMLQVFAEIPLYDRNQGTIRQAQADMMRQQGEIRRVELDLRRRFAQEYRRYLTALQQVENYRSVVLPETRSAYEVLLKSYQEDRAPWPDVLDAEREYFLRRLEYIAQRIDLNESLALLEGFLLHDGLKAPERPTPPGHIDSVPKPR
- the guaB gene encoding IMP dehydrogenase is translated as MQDRIAYQGMTFDDVLLEPALSELLPREVETRTRLTASIDLNIPILSAPMDTVTEAELAIALAQEGGLGIIHKNLSIEDQTIEVDKVKRSENGIIVDPVTLPPTATVAEARELMSDHNISGVPIVVEGRKLRGILTRRDLRFLERDDLPVEEVMTKSNLVTAPENTSLDEADRILTKNKVEKLLLVDDEFTLKGLITIKDIDKLHKYPLACKDSRGRLRVGAAVGVYDFERVASLIEADVDLIVVDSAHGHSKNVIETVRQVKRDFQIEVVAGNVATAEGTRALIDAGADAVKVGIGPGSICTTRVVSGVGVPQITAVYHCAKASEGRVPIIADGGIRYSGDVAKALAAGAHCVMIGGLFAGLAESPGETIIYRGRSFKQYRGMGSIGAMAKGSADRYRQDVQKGPDGKPAASQKYVPEGVEGRVPYKGPLADYVYQLIGGLRAGMGYCGTRTIEELRTKTRFIQVTGASVSEGHPHDVVITQEAPNYTSPAFEGESSRNSV